The sequence CATTACACGATTGTGGGCCTCTTCCAGACTAATATCCAGGGAGTTTGCCAAGCAGATGACAACAAACAATAAATCCCCCAGTTCTTCCTCAATCGTTTTTTCTTCTTCTGAATTCTTTTTAGGTTTTTCTCCATAGTAATGATTCACTTCTCTCGCCAGCTCACCAAGTTCCTCAGTGAGCCTCGCAATCATTGCTAGTGGACTGAAGTATCCCTCTTTAAATTGACCTATGTATTGATCTACTTCTTTTTGTAATTGCTCCATCGATTTTTTATTATCCATAGGAAGCCTCACTCCTTCATTATCTCCTATCATGTTAGCTAAATCCTTGCCGTTTGACAAATATTACGTTTGATTTATAAACTCTTCATTGCTAGTTTGTTTCTCTTCTTATATAATGTCTCTGTCAACGAGATAATACGAAGAGAAGGAGGGAATCAAAGATGTTGGGATTACGTTTTAAAAATATACTATTTATCCTGTTGGGGTCAGCCATATTCGCATTTGGTCTTGTCCATTTTAATATCCAAAATAAGCTGGCTGAAGGCGGGTTTACCGGAATAACACTTATCCTTTATTTTTTATTTGACATTGATCCGTCTTACTCCAACCTAGCATTAAATATACCCCTATTTTTCTTAGGATGGAAGCTTCTCGGTAAGAAAGCTTTTTATTATACTGTAATCGGAACCGTTAGTCTTTCTGTATTTCTATGGATTTTCCAAAGATATCAAATGAGGATCAACCTCGAAGGCGATCTGTTTCTGGCAGCATTGTTTGCAGGTGTCTTTATTGGGGTGGGTCTTGGCATCATTTTCAGATATGGCGGTACGACAGGCGGCGTTGATATCATCGCTCGACTCGCCCATAAGTACATAGGATGGAGCATGGGGAAAACGATGTTTATGTTTGACGCCGTCGTCATTGGGGCATCTCTCATTACGTACCTGGAATACAGGGAAGCCATGTATACACTGGTAGCTGTATTCGTTGCGGCAAGGGTCATTGACTTCATGCAGGAAGGGGCATACTCAGCCAGAGGAGCCATGATCATTTCCGATAGCCATGAAGAAATCGCGAGCGTCATCAATGAAAAAATGGATCGGGGAGTAACCATTTTAAGAGGGCATGGTTCGTTTACGAAACAAGAGCGTGAAGTGCTCTACTGCGTGGTTGGTAAAAATGAAATCGTCCGGCTCAAAAATATTATCACGAGCGTCGATCCACACGCCTTCGTCTCCGTCACCGTCGTGCACGACGTACTCGGTGAAGGCTTTACGTTAGATGCAGATAAAAATCCTTTGCATGACTAATAAGTATTCAACCATCTAAATCCATTTTCAGACAAAAAGAAGCTGGGCTCAAAACTAGAGTCCAGCTTCTTCTTTATTTAGAATCAATCGTCACCATTCATCCCGGTAAAGATTAATACAAGTCTAAGTAATTCAATAACCGCAACTGCAGCAGCAGCTACATATGTCATCGCCGCGGCGTTCAATACTTTACGTGCATGCCGTTCTTCTTCATTCCGGATCAGACCAAGTGAAACGATCTGATTCATCGCCCGGGAAGAAGCGTTGAATTCTACAGGAAGGGTGATTAATTGGAACACAACCCCCGCTGCCATCAGAATGATACCAAGTAGGAACATTCCAGTCATTTGAGTGAACATTCCGATCAGTAAGAAGATCCAGGACATATTGGAACCAATATTAGCAACTGGAACCAAAGCATGGCGGAATCGTAAAAATGCATAGCTTTCAGCATCTTGAATCGCATGTCCGACTTCATGGGCCGCCACAGCCGCTCCCGCTACAGAATGTCCATGATAGTTATCAGGTGACAATGCAACCGTTTTGGTAATCGGATTGTAGTGGTCACTTAAAAAACCTCTGCCTTCCACGACCTTCACGTTGTATAGTCCATTGTCGTCGAGAATCCTTCTAGCCATCTCCCTGCCGGTCATACCTGAGGTGGTGGCCACTCTTGAATATTTCTTAAACGTACTCTTTACACGCATTTGAGCTCCGATTGGAATAAGAGCAATGAGTAAAAAGTAAATTAAAAATCCTGCCATTATCGCAATAACCTCCAGATGTTTAGATACCTAAATTTTATAGTGCTAAAAGCGCGCTGTCAATTTTTTTGACGCTCTGACTTTTTTGCTTCCCCTTGTCCTTTATATTTTCTCCAACCTACATAAGATAATGTAGAGACAATGATACTGCCGGTTGATATGATCACCCACCAAAGGGAAGGATCTGCTTCATCCTCTTGTTTATTCTCAAACAGTTTCTCTAGGTCAGTTTCCAAGGATGTTAATTCGGTCATTGTTTCCGTACTTTCCAACACGTCTTGCCGGTAATGATCCAAGTAAGAAATTCTTGCGTCCAGTGCTTGAGCGCGTTCGATCGGAATATCTAATTTAATACTTGGTTGAATAATATTATATTTCGATAAGAACATATTCAATGTGGTATGGTATTCATCTACATTTCCATTTTCCGCTGCCGACTTCACTCCATTAAATGCTTCCATTATCGGGTCTTCCATTTCGACCCACAATGGCTGATATTGACTGCTTAAAGCATCCATCACAAGGCGGAACTTTGTAACGGCGTTCACCTTCTGCTCCATGTCAGCAGAGGTTTGATTAATACTCTCCACTGCCAGATTATGTGAGATGGTGAGAATTCTAAGCTCATCCATTGAAAAAGACCGTTGGGCACTCAAAGCCGCAAATTCATCAGAGAAATAAACCAGTAGATGTTTCGCTTCTTCATATCTTCCAGCCTTTGTCATTTGCAAGGCCTGGTCTGCAACTTCATCAAGCTCGTTCATCGGAGACGTCGACTCTACTGCATTTAATGGGTGAGGTATTAAAATGAGAAAAAAGAACAGCGCGATAAAGAATTGGATAAATTTCATACTTGTCCCCCCTAAAACTACTAGTAAAGTTTATGAAAGGGTGGACAAGAGTAGACCAAAAAACGACTATGGCATCGTATGAATATTTAATCGTTTCGTTTTTTGGGTAAAGTAATAAGCGATTGCGATTGATACAATACTTAACCAGAAAGTGAAATATCCAATATGCTGTATGTACATATACAATCTGGAGTAAACAGGAAACTGCATGTAGACGTAATCGATTATGTCATTATGGATCGTCCAGATTCCACCTGCAACAATATGCCATATCTTGACCCGGTAAAAGGAAGAATACAATATCCCTTGGACCGCCATTGCACCATGTGACGCCATGAGCATATAACCTTCCCAAGGTAAATCACCGGAAACCCACAGTGTTAACAGATTCATGATCACGGCCCATATCCCATATTTAAATAGGGTGATAATGGCTAACACTTCAAATAATGGCCAATTGCGATTCAGTAAAAATGCTACGAGAACGAAACAAAAAAACAGGCTGGCTGTCGGGCTGTCGGGAACAAACACTAAAAATTGCGAGGGAGTATTTCGTAGTTGAGGGATATACCATAGATAACCGTATATTGTTCCAAACAAATTCACAATGAGAAGGAACCATAGAAACGTTTTGTTCTTCAAGATGGACATGATCCAGAACATTTATTTTATCCTCTCTTTCAAGTAGAAAAAAAAGAGCCAACGTAAGCCGGCCCTTTTTCACTATTTATTCTTTTAAACCAGAGATGAATTCAGCCAGTTTATCCAGCTCTTCGTCTGATCCTTTAAATAACCCTGCAGGCATGCCTGGTGGTTTACCGTTTTTGGCAATATCCGCTACTTCTTCAGGTGAGAGGCCAGTTGCAACTAAAGAAGGTCCCGCTCCACCTTGCAGATTTTCACCATGACAGTTAATACAACCATTTTTCTGGTCTGCATAGATTTTATACCCTTCAGATTCTTTATCAATATCCACTTCAGCCTGAATCTTACCTTGTTCCTTCGCTGCTTCCCAATCATGAGTCACAACTGATTCCCAAGTTAAGAAATACGTTGCTGCAAGTGCCAATAACATGAATCCTACTGCGAATGGACGTTTCGTTGGGCGACGTTCAGGTCCTACGTCGATAAATGGAGCAAGTAAAAGCGCTCCAAATGCGATTCCAGGAATAACGAACGCTCCAATAACATTATAAGGTCCAGATGCATATGTGTATTTAAGTAATTGGTATAAGAATAAGAAATACCAGTCAGGTAATGGAATATATCCAGTATCTGTTGGATCGGCAACACGCTCTAACGGTGATGGATGAGCAACCGTTAAACATAGATAACCGATTAGGAAAACAGCTCCAACTAACCATTCTTTTAGTAAGAAGTTTGGCCAGAAAGCCTCTGTTTTTCCAGGGAACTCCGAATAATCTTTAGGAATATTCGGCTTTCTGTCTGCAGGTACACGTGAGTCCCCTACAAACTTCATCCCTTTTCCTCGATGCATAGCGTCCCCCTCCTTCTAATTTAAGGTTTATTAATTTATGTTCGTATCTTATAGTGGTCCTGAAATACCTTGCTTACGAATCATCAGGAAGTGAGCTCCC is a genomic window of Rossellomorea sp. y25 containing:
- a CDS encoding DUF1405 domain-containing protein; amino-acid sequence: MFWIMSILKNKTFLWFLLIVNLFGTIYGYLWYIPQLRNTPSQFLVFVPDSPTASLFFCFVLVAFLLNRNWPLFEVLAIITLFKYGIWAVIMNLLTLWVSGDLPWEGYMLMASHGAMAVQGILYSSFYRVKIWHIVAGGIWTIHNDIIDYVYMQFPVYSRLYMYIQHIGYFTFWLSIVSIAIAYYFTQKTKRLNIHTMP
- a CDS encoding menaquinol-cytochrome c reductase cytochrome b/c subunit — translated: MHRGKGMKFVGDSRVPADRKPNIPKDYSEFPGKTEAFWPNFLLKEWLVGAVFLIGYLCLTVAHPSPLERVADPTDTGYIPLPDWYFLFLYQLLKYTYASGPYNVIGAFVIPGIAFGALLLAPFIDVGPERRPTKRPFAVGFMLLALAATYFLTWESVVTHDWEAAKEQGKIQAEVDIDKESEGYKIYADQKNGCINCHGENLQGGAGPSLVATGLSPEEVADIAKNGKPPGMPAGLFKGSDEELDKLAEFISGLKE
- a CDS encoding nucleotide pyrophosphohydrolase — protein: MSNGKDLANMIGDNEGVRLPMDNKKSMEQLQKEVDQYIGQFKEGYFSPLAMIARLTEELGELAREVNHYYGEKPKKNSEEEKTIEEELGDLLFVVICLANSLDISLEEAHNRVMHKFNTRDKDRWTRIEGRDEDGTN
- a CDS encoding zinc metallopeptidase; protein product: MAGFLIYFLLIALIPIGAQMRVKSTFKKYSRVATTSGMTGREMARRILDDNGLYNVKVVEGRGFLSDHYNPITKTVALSPDNYHGHSVAGAAVAAHEVGHAIQDAESYAFLRFRHALVPVANIGSNMSWIFLLIGMFTQMTGMFLLGIILMAAGVVFQLITLPVEFNASSRAMNQIVSLGLIRNEEERHARKVLNAAAMTYVAAAAVAVIELLRLVLIFTGMNGDD
- a CDS encoding YitT family protein — protein: MLGLRFKNILFILLGSAIFAFGLVHFNIQNKLAEGGFTGITLILYFLFDIDPSYSNLALNIPLFFLGWKLLGKKAFYYTVIGTVSLSVFLWIFQRYQMRINLEGDLFLAALFAGVFIGVGLGIIFRYGGTTGGVDIIARLAHKYIGWSMGKTMFMFDAVVIGASLITYLEYREAMYTLVAVFVAARVIDFMQEGAYSARGAMIISDSHEEIASVINEKMDRGVTILRGHGSFTKQEREVLYCVVGKNEIVRLKNIITSVDPHAFVSVTVVHDVLGEGFTLDADKNPLHD
- the ypjB gene encoding sporulation protein YpjB — translated: MKFIQFFIALFFFLILIPHPLNAVESTSPMNELDEVADQALQMTKAGRYEEAKHLLVYFSDEFAALSAQRSFSMDELRILTISHNLAVESINQTSADMEQKVNAVTKFRLVMDALSSQYQPLWVEMEDPIMEAFNGVKSAAENGNVDEYHTTLNMFLSKYNIIQPSIKLDIPIERAQALDARISYLDHYRQDVLESTETMTELTSLETDLEKLFENKQEDEADPSLWWVIISTGSIIVSTLSYVGWRKYKGQGEAKKSERQKN